A stretch of DNA from Triticum dicoccoides isolate Atlit2015 ecotype Zavitan chromosome 2A, WEW_v2.0, whole genome shotgun sequence:
tttatttcaaaatatatatataacatttaAAACTTTAAAAGCTTACCAAGCCTTAACAAGTCTTGAGTCGAAATTGAGCAACCCCCCATGGATTGACGCCCAAGTAGCTAGTATCACTCACTGCTAATTTTATCCCTCTTCCATTGCTCCACTTGAGCTCTGAGTCAAGGTGGTTCGCAATCAATGGATATCCTCGTCTCTGCAATCGTGGGTGACCTCATCAGCAGGTTCTGCATCGTTCGTGATTAGCAGATACTTCCAGCAGCAGCCTGACATCAATAAGATTCTACAGAGGCTATGGAGTGTCCTACTGAGAATCGATATCTTCGTCGAGGAGGCCGAGGCACGGCACATCACCAACCAGGGGATGCTCCGTCAGCTCAAGATGTTGAGGCAAGGAATGTACAGAGGCCACTATGTTCTCGATGCCTTGCGATTCCAAGCCGCCCGCGGCGAGGAGGAGATGAGCCACTCGTCATCTGCACTGTCCAAATCCAGTCCAACCAAATGCCTTCGTTTCTCTCGCACccgcagtggcagcagcagcagcaacagagaaGCACTGTTGTTTGGCACAAACAACAACATACAAGACGAGCTGCAACGGATGGTTGATACCCTTGAAGACACCGTGGCTGGTATGAAGGAGTTTCTTTTCTTCATGGAGCTGTATCCTCGGATCCTCCGCCAACCTTATGGTATGTATTTGCTATTGGACAACTGCATGTTTGGTCGCCAAATGGAACGGGAACAGGTTCTGAATTTCTTGCTTAGTCCTGGTGCTACATCAGACTTGGCTGTACTTCCGATTGTTGGTCCAATAAGAGTAGGGAAGAGCACCCTTGTTGAACATGTCTGTAGGGATGAGAGTGTGCGCAGTCACTTCTCGATGATCCTGTTCTTTCCACAAGGTAGTCTCAGGGATGAAGGGGTGGTTGACCTGAAAAGAAACAATATTAATGGTCTAGTAAGATATCGAAACTCTGCTTCTCAGACCAGGTTGCTGATTATTGTTGAAATAGCTGAGGATATTAATGAAGGAACATGGAGAAGGCTGAAATCCTCCacaaccggcatgacaccatgtggTGGGAGCAAAATTATAATAACCAGTCGATCAGATAGAATTGTGAATCTGGGAACAACTGAAGCACTTCGACTGGACTTTCTCCCTCCAGAAGCTTACTGGCATTTTTTCAAGTCACTTGTATTCAGAAGCACAAACCCTGATGAGCAGCCAAAACTAGCAACAATGGCCATGGAGATCGCTTTGGAACTGCGACAGGGTTTCACAAGCGCGCATATCGCTTCTGGGATATTGCGACATAACTTTAATGCTCGATTCTGGTGCACAGTTCTTGAATGTGTAAGAGAAAGTAGACAGACAAATCTCAATATGTTTGGCCAGCACCCAAACCTTCGTTTACGGGAAGATGCACCGGTGTATTGTTGGAGATTGGTGAAGAGCTGCAGATATTTCTTGATTCACAACTATCATCAGTCAGATTCCAGTGAGAATGTCCCTAAGATCAATCTGAGGGACATCGTCTTAGGATCTGGTGGTAAACTACCCTGTGGAGAATTTGAGGCTCTTGCATGGAAGTCGCGCATACCGCCCTACTACAACTACAGGGTAAGCTGTAAGATGCAAGCACCACAACTTACAGTAGGAAGGAAGAAGCGTGTGCGTCAAGAGGAAGAACATTTTGTTTGAATAGCACACTGTCTGTGACTCATATCATGTATACTACCATGTTGTCCTGTGAATTAGGAAATATTATTACTCAGGAGTCTTGCCAAGTTAGTTAACATATATGTCTATTAACATGTAGGCATGCCGGACTTCTATCCTCGTAGCATAAGTCTGTACTTTCAGATTCAATACAGTGTTAGCATTCCGGTTAAATCAGAGTCCAAGACAAAATGTATTTATAAAGTTGAGTGCTTGAGTCTGTATCCTAGTGATCAGGATACTATGTATAACCTATAAACTTAAGCCTTGCTATCACACATGTATTGATCTTTGGGCATGAAGAAAAGAGTAAGGAAAAGTGCATCAAATTTGCTCTGTTTCCCATGTACGCGTGTGTTTGATCCTTGGGCAAAAGGCCAATATGTTTCAATTCCTCTGTCACATTTATTTTTTTGTGACAGATTCCTTTCTTGCTGGATTTAAAGATCAGAAAGATAAGCTGGATCAGGAGTAGTGGCATTACCTGGAGGCCAGGTGGTGCAGCTCCCGCTAATCTgaagggacaattccatttctccccCTAACTTGAGCCACCACCTGGCGTTTGCCCCTAATTTTCAGTTATGCTCAAAAATACCCCTCCTCCGTCAAGTCaccttacagaaatgcccttctgtGTCGTTACCGgccggtcaaagggctttgaccgtctGGTGAATAGTAACAtggtgaacagtaaattcgaaaaaaaaatcaaaaaaatctgaaattttgtgggatcgaagatactCAAGGGATCAAGGTGCTTGCAAATTTTCGCGTAGTTTGGACATTCCAGCAGCTCGTGTCAAAGGAAAAACTTTAAAATGTAcgctgtgaacagtaaattcaaaaaacatagctagaaaattcaaaaaaatatgaatttttttggcatcaaagaggctggggtgcgtgcaaatttttgttgtgtttcgacactgtaggagctcgtggagaaaaaaacaaaatctGGCACagaaaaaaactttgaaaaaaNNNNNNNNNNNNNNNNNNNNNNNNNNNNNNNNNNNNNNNNNNNNNNNNNNNNNNNNNNNNNNNNNNNNNNNNNNNNNNNNNNNNNNNNNNNNNNNNNNNNNNNNNNNNNNNNNNNNNNNNNNNNNNNNNNNNNNNNNNNNNNNNNNNNNNNNNNNNNNNNNNNNNNNNNNNNNNNNNNNNNNNNNNNNNNNNNNNNNNNNNNNNNNNNNNNNNNNNNNNNNNNNNNNNNNNNNNNNNNNNNNNNNNNNNNNNNNNNNNNNNNNNNNNNNNNNNNNNNNNNNNNNNNNNNNNNNNNNNNNNNNNNNNNNNNNNNNNNNNNNNNNNNNNNNNNNNNNNNNNNNNNNNNNNNNNNNNNNNNNNNNNNNNNNNNNNNNNNNNNNNNNNNNNNNNNNNNNNNNNNNNNNNTTTTTGCTAGAGCacctcgcatgtcatttgatcacaaaaaaTTGCAAGCACCTTGCGCACccaagcctctttgatgccaaacaaattcatatattttttaaattttcttgctattgtttttgaatttactgttcatagcgTATAgatttatatttttttcctttgcCACGAGTTCCTGGAATGTTCAAATAGCAGGAAAATTTGCATGCACCTTGCGCCCTTGagtatcttcgatcccacaaaatttcagatttatttgatatttttgctatttttttcgaatttactgttcaccaTGTTACTATTCACCAgatggtcaaagccctttgaccggaCGGCAATGGCATTTCTATAAGGTGAATTGACGGAAGAGGGGTATTTTTTAGCATAcctgaaaattaggggcaaatgccaggtggtggctcaagttagggggagaaatggaattgtccctaaTCTGAATATATCAACACCTGAAACTGAAGGTGCAGGTGCAGATTCAGTTAACGGAAAGAAAGAATGGATGGGGTTAACGGACCTCTGAGTTTGCTGCTGTTGTCGTTAACTCGGTTTAGTTACCAAGTTACTGCTAACTACAGTATAAGTGTCCTGGCAAAAAAAATATACTACTATCAGCGGTAAAAGGAGAACTGGTATCTGACGATATTTCTCTCACTGAACAGTAGAAACCAAAGCAAATTCAACTATTCCTGGAGCCAAAGGCCAAAATCCCTTGTAGACTGTCTTGCCACCCATTTCTGAGTCTTTTATCAAAATTCAACCCTCCGGTCAATAAACGGTATGGTTTTTCTCATGTCTCATTTATGGTTTTTGACTAAACCAGCACTCTTTGTAGAACAGTCTACCCAAATTAAGTCCAACTTGTATAACCTGTCAAGAAGAAATTTCTACAAGGAAAAAGGGCACCAGTTAGTTAGTTCTGATGTGACATCttgacttgtactccctccgttcctaaatatttgtctttttagagattttaaatggactaccacatacggatgtatatagacatattttagagtgtagatttactcattttgctccatatgtagtcacttgttgaaatctctagaaagacaaatatttaggaacggagggagtaataaattgCTTGTGTGCATCATCTATCATCTAGATGCAGATGCCCCAGAGGTATAAAATAAGATAAATGCAAAGGAAGGAAACAAAAGCAGTGTTGTTTTGGCATAGTTTTGCAACGAGTCAAGTCAGACTCAATTCACATGGCAGCCCAAGACTCGCTCAAAAATTTACCAGGGCACCACCACAGCATATAATATCCAGCAGTAACCTCAGTGACTCACACTACTTTGCCATGGTTAACCTTGAAATCTTCCATCCACAACACCTACCCTGGTGGCTCGGTCTTGAGTCAAAATTGAGCAACACCCCCATGGCTTGACTCCCAAGTAGCTAGTGTCACTCACTGCTAATTTTATCCCTCTTCCATTGCACCACTTGAGCTCTGAGTCAAGGTGGTTTGCAATCAATGGATATCCTCGTCTCTGCAATCGTAGGTGACTTCATCAGTAGGTCTGCATCGTTCATGATCAGCAAATACTTCCAGCAGCAGCCTGACCTCAACAAGATTCAACAGAGGCTACAGAGAGTCCTACTGAGAATCGACATCATCGCCGAGGAGGCCGAAGCGCGGGACATCACCAACCAGGGGATGCTCCGTCAGCTCAAGATGTTGAGGCAAGGAATGTACAGAGGCCGCTATGTTCTTGATGCCTTGAGATTCCAAGCGGCCCTCGACGAGGAGGTAAGCCACTCATCATCTGCGCTCTGTAAATATAGTCCAGCCAAACGGCTCTGTTTCTCTCGCGCCGGCAGTGGCAGCAGCAACAGAGAAGCGCTGTTGTTTGGCACAAACAGCAACATGAGGGAAGAGCTGCAACGGATGGTTGATACCCTTGAAGAGACCGTGTCTGGCATGAAGGAGTTTATTTTCTTCTTGGAGTCATATCCCCGGATACACCGCCAACCTTATGGCACATATTTGGTATTGGACAATTGCATGTTTGGTCGCCAAACGGAACGGGAGCGGGTCCTGAATTTCTTGCTTTGTCCCAGTGCTACTTCAGACTTGGCTGTACTTCCGATCATTGGTCCAAGAAGAGTAGGGAAGAGCACCCTTGTTGAGTACATCTGTAGGGATGAGAGTGTGCGTGATGGCTTCTCCATGATCATGTTCTTTCCAGAAGGCAGTCTCAAGGATGAAGGGGTGGTCGACCTGAAAGGGAACATTATGAATAGTCTAGTCAGACATGAGAATTTTGCTTCTCAAAACAGGTTGCTGATTATTGTTGAAATAGCCGAGGGCATTAGCGAGGAAACACTGAGAAGCCTGAAATCTTCCGCAACCTTCATCACACCTTGCGGTGGCTGCAAAATCATAATCACCAGTCGCTCGGATAGAGTAGTGAATCTGGGAACAACAGAAGCACTTCGACTGGACTATCTCTCTCAGGAAGCTTATTGGCATTATTTCAAGTCGCTTGCATTCGGAAGCAGAAGCCCTGATGAACAGCCAAAACTGGCATCGATGGCCATGGAGATCGCTTTGGAATACAAACAGTGTTTCGCAAGCGCGCATATCATTGCTGGGATGCTGCGAGATAACTTCAATGCTCAATTCTGGAGCACAATTCTTGATTGTGTGAGAGCATTTAAACAGACACATCTCCTTATGTTTGGCCAGCACCCATACCTTCGTATGCGGGAAGATGCACCGGTGTATGGTTGGAGATTGGCGAGCAGCAGCAAACATTTCTTGGTTTGCAACACTTGTCAGTTAGGTTCCAGTGAGGAAGTCCCGAAGATCAGTGTGCAGGACATCATCTTAGGACATGGTGGTACACTACCACGTGGGCAATTTGAGGCCCTTGGATGGAGGTCTCGCATACCTCCCTACTACAACTACATGGTAAGCTGTAAGATGCAAGAACCACAACTTACTGTGGGAAGGAAGAAGCGCGCGCATCAGGAGGAAGAACATGTGATTTGAATAACCATGTTGTCTGTGGCTCACATCATAGGAAGTATTATTACGCTGCATCTAGGAGTCCTGCCAAATTAGTTAATAACTTAATATATTTCTTGTAGCGTTTGGATGCTTGTGTTTGGGTCAAGGCAATGTTCGCATTGCCGGTTGAATTAGAATCCAAGACAAGTCGTATTTATAAAGTTGAGCACTTATTAGTCTCTACGTATCATGTGGGTACTTCATAAAACTAAGCCTTGTGATAATCCTTGGACTTGAAGAAAAGGGTAGAGAAAAAATTGCCCCAAATTTGCTCTGTTTCTGATGTGTGAGTGAGGTTGATTCTTGGGCGAAAGCCAACAAGTTTCAACTCCTCTGTCACACGCATGTTCTGCGACAGATTCTTTTCTTGCTGGGTGAAAAGATCAGAAAGTTAGTCTGGAATGGGATGGGAGTATTAGCGCTACCTGCAGCTCAGGGCGGTGGGAAGGTAATGATAAAGATAAAACTAAGTTGTTGGTTTCTTGTATATCATCCAATGAACTGAGCTGCATTTTGTATCTTTTGACTCGGACAAAACAATATTTTGGGTAACAAAATATCACGAGAAAGAACATTTGTAGACACCAGGCATGTAGTAGTAGTACATTGTGCTTTCAGAGTCAAGTTTAGAGTCAAAAACAAGTTGTCTAAATATTGGGCAAGTACTTGAAATTTATCTGAATATTGAACACAGGACTGAAAGAATCCCCATGGATTGTTACTGAAAGAACTCCCAAGGGTTCAGCAATGAGAACTGCAGGGAATACTCAGATTGGCTATTGGAGAAGCAGTGTGGGGGTGTTGGTGGGCGGGGGCGGGAGCTGCAGTACCTGGAGCAAAGGGGCGGCGATGTCGGCGGCCAGTCAGCGGCGGGAATGCCGGGTCCGCCGAAGTGGGTTATGCTGGCATCGAGGAGGGCCGGCCGTGCAAACGCACAAGTGCTAGCTGAGGAGGTCGTGCGCCATGGTTGGAGGGCGTGCGAGCCGGCCGCCGGCGCCGCGCGGGATTTGTCGCCGGCGGTGAGCAATAAAATGAGTAGGTACCAGCCAGAGTCAGCAGGAAGTtggacctcttccccttcctttggGCTGGGCTTTAGGTGGACCTTGACCTGATCATACCCCGGGCCGGGCTAAACAATGCACGTCTGATTCTAAAAAAAAAAATGTACGTCTGAGAATCTCAAGTTGAGCCAGGACCGGCCCAGCCCAAATGTTATTTCctaagggaaaattttgtttttgccgctctagattttgccaatttttcttatgccactctagattttgacatttcacttttgccactcttagtttttgacaattatcacaattgtcaTTCCCGTGGCAAAAtcaaaattttcagagtggcaattgtcataattgtcaaaagctaagagtagcaaaaacaaaataaaattattttgcttttgcaactgaatggcaattgtgataattatcaaaaactaagagtggcaaaagtgaaatgtcaaaatctagagtggcataaggaaaattggcaaaatctagagtgacaaaaacaaaattttcccttaaAATAAATCTATTTATCATACGCAATATTCACCAGGGCTTGACATGCCGCAAATCCTCTTGAAAGAGACGGGTGCCCTCGGGAACGCGGACATAGGTGGTGCATGGCGAATAAACTTCCATTTATGACCTAGTTTGGGCTTTTTCGTGCTTTGGACGCGAAAGGTTGAGGTGTCATCAAGGTTGATATAAAAAAAACATATCAtaaaacccatggaggatgacatcaagtggtgatcatcatcaaggttgcggtgtgcaaattcaagtgtagcatcacgaagagatcagacttgaagcttgccatccattctcATGATAATGGACAtgtgaagatgtgcctaagagAGGCTCATCCATACTGGAGTATGTGGGAGCAATCTAGTAGTCTTCATCGAGTGTACGCTATCaataaaggtggtccaacttgaggaagtcaagatcgtcatcatctacctCAAGTGAACTATGCGCAAGGGAAAGGTTtgaccttgataggttttctattttaccggtctcatggtgctagttgggagaccgggttataggtttgtttcccgtactatcaaggggggctctcgagtgAATAGTTTGATTgtatcgttcatagagagctcaaaccattgcatccttggcatcatctttcttggttcttgtttgcctTTTCTctatgtgagttttggagcttgtggtcatcttcatgacaagctcaagttcatccaAAACGGATTTCCTATATGCATCATCTATTGTATTTTCAATGTTGGAGTTTTTGTCGGTTCTTCACTGGTGGAGGTTTCACACCTCTATATCATTGGCATATTTCAATTCATGATTTGACAGCTCTTATCGTTAGCTTTCTATCAAGCTTGAGTTCGTCAAAATCAGAGTTCACTTGCAGAAGTTATGATAGTTTTGATCTTACTTGTTTCATCTGTTGTGCATTGGTCTTTTGGCAGAGACCAAGCAGTAGTACCactggtgcccacggtagtacaacTTCGGATGTACTTCTGTTGGCTTGTACCGCGCTACTTCCGCTTGGCTGGAGTCTTCAGTTGCCCCTCGActactcgcggtagtaccgcttgtcttaTGGCGGTAATACCACTTAAGCGGTACTTCTGCTGGGTAGTACCGCGGCTACTTCCGCTTGAGTTGAGTCTTCTGTATGCTCTCTGCCAAGTTATGGTAGTATTGCTAGCACTATATTGTAGTACCTCTTCGTGCGGTACTTCCGCTCTGGTGATGTGTTGGCTATGCTGGTTCTAACGAAACTACCATTCTAGTACTTCAATACTCGTTGGGTTGTGTTGACCGGgctaagcggtagtactgcttcccCGAGCAATAGTCCCATTGGTGCACGACCTAtgtgcataacggttggatttgagccccctttataaaagggggtcttcttccccattgcccCAGCGTTTATTTGTAGGCTTTCTCCTCCATTATCGACCTCCGAAAGCTTTGTTTTCTCTATAATCCTCCCATGAATCTTGCATCTTTTTGAGGGAAAGGAGAGAGAGGATCTAGATCTACATTTTTGCCAATCCatatc
This window harbors:
- the LOC119358554 gene encoding putative disease resistance protein RGA3, giving the protein MDILVSAIVGDFISRSASFMISKYFQQQPDLNKIQQRLQRVLLRIDIIAEEAEARDITNQGMLRQLKMLRQGMYRGRYVLDALRFQAALDEEVSHSSSALCKYSPAKRLCFSRAGSGSSNREALLFGTNSNMREELQRMVDTLEETVSGMKEFIFFLESYPRIHRQPYGTYLVLDNCMFGRQTERERVLNFLLCPSATSDLAVLPIIGPRRVGKSTLVEYICRDESVRDGFSMIMFFPEGSLKDEGVVDLKGNIMNSLVRHENFASQNRLLIIVEIAEGISEETLRSLKSSATFITPCGGCKIIITSRSDRVVNLGTTEALRLDYLSQEAYWHYFKSLAFGSRSPDEQPKLASMAMEIALEYKQCFASAHIIAGMLRDNFNAQFWSTILDCVRAFKQTHLLMFGQHPYLRMREDAPVYGWRLASSSKHFLVCNTCQLGSSEEVPKISVQDIILGHGGTLPRGQFEALGWRSRIPPYYNYMVSCKMQEPQLTVGRKKRAHQEEEHVI